One segment of Phragmites australis chromosome 13, lpPhrAust1.1, whole genome shotgun sequence DNA contains the following:
- the LOC133889689 gene encoding probable ribonuclease P/MRP protein subunit POP5 isoform X1: protein MLGTLGPLFTSDDAASSFGHGFTSAPPQGSPSLRLPSHWEWDSLCRSARSVRRPDPPRSNASSLRTARKGPLAEAAANPGPLVSTPQTSTGQSLSSAERKHTVSMVHFKNRYMVMEVFMVAGRGECDPVILTQFNITKVIKDSIQLNFGECGLAASLGSLQVKYVNPVTKICIIRVSREDHQKVWAAITMVRSIGKIPASFNLLDVSGTIRACKKAALECDEAKFEQHKLAAGDRITPEIIQSMQSCFEQIRRLES, encoded by the exons ATGCTTGGTACCCTTGGGCCTTTGTTCACCTCCGACGACGCCGCTTCCAGCTTCGGGCACGGTTTCACGAGCGCGCCGCCGCAAGGCAGCCCCTCCCTCCGC CTGCCCTCGCACTGGGAGTGGGACTCCCTCTGCCGCTCCGCCCGTAGCGTCCGCCGGCCAGATCCTCCACGCAGCAACGCTTCTAGTCTTCGGACGGCTCGCAAGGGCCCGCTGGCGGAAGCTGCTGCTAATCCAGGACCCCTCGTCTCTACGCCTCAGACATCGACTGGTCAGTCCCT GAGCTCTGCAGAAAGGAAGCATACTGTCTCCATGGTTCACTTCAAGAACAGGTACATGGTGATGGAGGTCTTCATGGTCGCAGGCAGAGGTGAATGTGACCCTGTCATCCTCACCCAGTTCAATATAACCAAAGTGATCAAAGACAGCATTCAGCTCAACTTTGGGGAGTGTGGCCTAGCTGCATCTCTCGGGTCATTGCAAG TGAAGTATGTTAATCCTGTAACAAAGATTTGCATAATCCGAGTGTCACGTGAAGACCACCAGAAAGTATGGGCTGCTATTACAATGGTGAGGAGCATTGGGAAGATTCCTGCATCGTTCAACCTGTTGGATGTGAGTG GAACCATCAGGGCATGTAAGAAGGCTGCATTGGAGTGCGACGAAGCAAAGTTTGAGCAGCACAAGCTGGCTGCCGGTGACCGTATCACGCCGGAGATCATCCAGTCCATGCAGAGCTGCTTTGAACAAATTAGAAGGCTTGAGAGCTAA
- the LOC133889689 gene encoding probable ribonuclease P/MRP protein subunit POP5 isoform X2 → MVHFKNRYMVMEVFMVAGRGECDPVILTQFNITKVIKDSIQLNFGECGLAASLGSLQVKYVNPVTKICIIRVSREDHQKVWAAITMVRSIGKIPASFNLLDVSGTIRACKKAALECDEAKFEQHKLAAGDRITPEIIQSMQSCFEQIRRLES, encoded by the exons ATGGTTCACTTCAAGAACAGGTACATGGTGATGGAGGTCTTCATGGTCGCAGGCAGAGGTGAATGTGACCCTGTCATCCTCACCCAGTTCAATATAACCAAAGTGATCAAAGACAGCATTCAGCTCAACTTTGGGGAGTGTGGCCTAGCTGCATCTCTCGGGTCATTGCAAG TGAAGTATGTTAATCCTGTAACAAAGATTTGCATAATCCGAGTGTCACGTGAAGACCACCAGAAAGTATGGGCTGCTATTACAATGGTGAGGAGCATTGGGAAGATTCCTGCATCGTTCAACCTGTTGGATGTGAGTG GAACCATCAGGGCATGTAAGAAGGCTGCATTGGAGTGCGACGAAGCAAAGTTTGAGCAGCACAAGCTGGCTGCCGGTGACCGTATCACGCCGGAGATCATCCAGTCCATGCAGAGCTGCTTTGAACAAATTAGAAGGCTTGAGAGCTAA
- the LOC133889829 gene encoding protein phosphatase 1 regulatory subunit INH3-like, giving the protein MATRAPPQASSSSSTGSVTVTVGPSPSSSSSVPPAAAPAPAPPSEAVVLRLKRRAKKKVTWKEGTVDNECLGRKSSKKCCIFHKEVPFDEDCSDDEAPSSGGGCSSSSHDHNHHRR; this is encoded by the coding sequence ATGGCAACCCGCGCGCCGCCGCAggcgtcctcgtcgtcgtcgaccGGATCCGTCACCGTGACGGTCggtccctccccttcttcatCGTCCTCCGTCCCTCCGGCggctgcgccggcgccggcgccgccgtcggAGGCGGTGGTGCTGCGGCTGAAGCGGCGGGCCAAGAAGAAGGTGACGTGGAAGGAGGGAACGGTGGACAACGAGTGCCTCGGCCGCAAGAGCTCCAAGAAGTGCTGCATATTCCACAAGGAGGTCCCCTTCGACGAGGACTGCAGCGACGACGAGGCCcccagcagcggcggcggatgCTCGTCCTCCTCCCACGACCACAACCATCACCGCCGCTGA
- the LOC133888343 gene encoding metal tolerance protein C4-like isoform X1: protein MRRPLAAVAALRLRLRFLSPAPSPCRLLSASHLLLSRRDDDNGREGPTSSPPPPPPPSPFSPRLLLTSASGAAGLLGLRGGWRGLPPAASRPPGAGAVADAPPVRLTISRSYSLRVAKGKKKAHFDDEHSHRAVNMALWCNFLVFSLKFGVWISTSSHVMLAELVHSVADFANQALLAYGLSSSRRAPDAIHPYGYSKERFVWSLISAVGIFCLGSGATIVHGVQNLWNSQPLENIHYAALVIGGSFLIEGASLLVAIKAVKKGAEAEGMNIWDYIWRGHDPTSVAVMTEDGAAVTGLAIAAASLVAVQMTGNAIYDPIGSIIVGNILGMVAIFLIQRNRHALIGRAIDDHDMQQVLEFLKSDPVVDALYDCKSEVIGPGFFRFKAEIDFNGVVLVQNYLERTGRGTWAKQFREAAISKDDTQLLRVMANYGEDVVEALGYEVDRLESEIQKLVPGIKHVDIEAHNPEGLSL, encoded by the exons ATGCGCCGCCCCCTCGCCGCCGTGGCcgccctccgcctccgcctccgcttcCTCTCCCCGGCCCCCTCCCCATGCCGCCTCCTCTCCGCCTCTCACCTCCTACTCTCCCGCCGCGACGACGACAACGGCCGCGAGGGCCCGACGTcgtccccgcccccgcccccgcctccCTCCCCCTTCTCGCCCCGCCTGCTCCTCACCTCCGCGTCCGGCGCTGCGGGGCTCCTCGGCCTCCGCGGTGGGTGGCGGGGGCTCCCTCCCGCGGCGTCGCGGccccccggcgccggcgccgtcgctGACGCGCCTCCTGTCCGGCTCACCATCTCCCGCA GTTATTCTCTGCGTGTGGCCAAGGGCAAGAAGAAGGCGCACTTTGACGATGAGCACAG CCATCGAGCGGTTAACATGGCACTGTGGTGTAACTTCCTCGTCTTCTCGCTAAAGTTTGGTGTGTGGATTTCAACCTCAAGTCATGTTATGCTAGCTGAGCTAGTGCATTCAGTTGCAGACTTCGCTAACCAG gCTCTTCTTGCATATGGTTTGAGCAGTTCAAGACGTGCTCCAGATGCTATACACCC CTATGGTTACTCAAAGGAAAGATTTGTATGGTCGCTAATATCCGCGGTTGGAATATTTTGCTTGGGTTCAGGTGCTACCATTGTGCATGGAGTTCAAAATTTATGGAATTCTCAA CCCCTGGAGAACATTCACTATGCTGCACTAGTGATTGGTGGGTCGTTCCTAATTGAAG GTGCTTCACTGCTTGTTGCTATAAAGGCTGTGAAGAAAGGTGCAGAAGCAGAAGGAATGAATATCTGGGACTACATCTGGCGTGGTCACGATCCTACTTCAGTTGCTGTCATGACTGAA GATGGTGCTGCTGTTACGGGCCTTGCTATTGCTGCAGCATCTTTGGTGGCTGTTCAAATGACAGGAAATGCTATATATGACCCAATTGGTTCAATCATTGTTGGCAACATACTGGGAATG GTTGCTATTTTTCTCATTCAGAGGAACAGGCATGCTTTAATTGGCCGGGCCATTGATGATCATGACATGCAGCAAGttcttgaatttcttaagtCTGATCCG GTTGTAGATGCTCTTTATGATTGCAAAAGCGAGGTGATTGGACCAGGATTCTTTAGATTCAAAGCAGAAATTG ATTTCAATGGAGTTGTTCTGGTGCAAAATTATTTGGAAAGGACTGGACGTGGAACATGGGCAAAACAG TTCCGGGAGGCTGCAATATCCAAGGATGACACGCAGTTACTAAGGGTCATGGCTAACTACG GTGAGGATGTAGTCGAAGCTCTGGGGTATGAAGTGGATCGGCTGGAGTCAGAGATCCAGAAGCTTGTGCCTGGAATTAAACATGTTGACATTGAGGCACACAACCCAGAAGGGCTTTCCCTGTAG
- the LOC133888343 gene encoding metal tolerance protein C4-like isoform X2 — protein MRRPLAAVAALRLRLRFLSPAPSPCRLLSASHLLLSRRDDDNGREGPTSSPPPPPPPSPFSPRLLLTSASGAAGLLGLRGGWRGLPPAASRPPGAGAVADAPPVRLTISRSYSLRVAKGKKKAHFDDEHSHRAVNMALWCNFLVFSLKFGVWISTSSHVMLAELVHSVADFANQALLAYGLSSSRRAPDAIHPYGYSKERFVWSLISAVGIFCLGSGATIVHGVQNLWNSQPLENIHYAALVIGGSFLIEGASLLVAIKAVKKGAEAEGMNIWDYIWRGHDPTSVAVMTEDGAAVTGLAIAAASLVAVQMTGNAIYDPIGSIIVGNILGMVAIFLIQRNRHALIGRAIDDHDMQQVLEFLKSDPVVDALYDCKSEVIGPGFFRFKAEIVPGGCNIQG, from the exons ATGCGCCGCCCCCTCGCCGCCGTGGCcgccctccgcctccgcctccgcttcCTCTCCCCGGCCCCCTCCCCATGCCGCCTCCTCTCCGCCTCTCACCTCCTACTCTCCCGCCGCGACGACGACAACGGCCGCGAGGGCCCGACGTcgtccccgcccccgcccccgcctccCTCCCCCTTCTCGCCCCGCCTGCTCCTCACCTCCGCGTCCGGCGCTGCGGGGCTCCTCGGCCTCCGCGGTGGGTGGCGGGGGCTCCCTCCCGCGGCGTCGCGGccccccggcgccggcgccgtcgctGACGCGCCTCCTGTCCGGCTCACCATCTCCCGCA GTTATTCTCTGCGTGTGGCCAAGGGCAAGAAGAAGGCGCACTTTGACGATGAGCACAG CCATCGAGCGGTTAACATGGCACTGTGGTGTAACTTCCTCGTCTTCTCGCTAAAGTTTGGTGTGTGGATTTCAACCTCAAGTCATGTTATGCTAGCTGAGCTAGTGCATTCAGTTGCAGACTTCGCTAACCAG gCTCTTCTTGCATATGGTTTGAGCAGTTCAAGACGTGCTCCAGATGCTATACACCC CTATGGTTACTCAAAGGAAAGATTTGTATGGTCGCTAATATCCGCGGTTGGAATATTTTGCTTGGGTTCAGGTGCTACCATTGTGCATGGAGTTCAAAATTTATGGAATTCTCAA CCCCTGGAGAACATTCACTATGCTGCACTAGTGATTGGTGGGTCGTTCCTAATTGAAG GTGCTTCACTGCTTGTTGCTATAAAGGCTGTGAAGAAAGGTGCAGAAGCAGAAGGAATGAATATCTGGGACTACATCTGGCGTGGTCACGATCCTACTTCAGTTGCTGTCATGACTGAA GATGGTGCTGCTGTTACGGGCCTTGCTATTGCTGCAGCATCTTTGGTGGCTGTTCAAATGACAGGAAATGCTATATATGACCCAATTGGTTCAATCATTGTTGGCAACATACTGGGAATG GTTGCTATTTTTCTCATTCAGAGGAACAGGCATGCTTTAATTGGCCGGGCCATTGATGATCATGACATGCAGCAAGttcttgaatttcttaagtCTGATCCG GTTGTAGATGCTCTTTATGATTGCAAAAGCGAGGTGATTGGACCAGGATTCTTTAGATTCAAAGCAGAAATTG TTCCGGGAGGCTGCAATATCCAAGGATGA